One segment of Bradyrhizobium sp. WD16 DNA contains the following:
- a CDS encoding NUDIX domain-containing protein — protein sequence MTTGQSPAYVADEKEDHSHPYFRPRDAATLILIDRSGPRPKVLVGRRHDKVVFMPGKYVFPGGRVDKSDNRIPVAAPIAAELESNLLMGSPKITPARARALTVAAIREACEETGLCLGRSVAAPATRSVAKLDGAWKPFAENNLLPDPSGLFLIARAITPPGRVRRFDTRFFSADAAAIAHHVPGVVHADAELVELVWVEIGSEPLKDAHNMTKAVLRQLDERLAGGPLRHDAPIPFFHWYGGAMQRDTLAPAG from the coding sequence ATGACCACCGGGCAATCTCCGGCTTATGTGGCGGACGAGAAGGAAGACCATAGCCATCCTTATTTCCGCCCCCGCGACGCTGCGACCCTGATCCTGATCGACCGCTCCGGCCCACGGCCGAAAGTGCTCGTCGGCAGACGCCACGACAAGGTGGTGTTCATGCCCGGCAAATACGTCTTCCCCGGCGGCCGCGTCGACAAGTCCGACAACCGCATTCCGGTCGCCGCGCCAATCGCCGCGGAGCTCGAGTCCAATCTCCTGATGGGCAGCCCGAAGATCACGCCCGCACGCGCCCGCGCGCTCACGGTGGCGGCGATCCGCGAGGCCTGCGAGGAGACCGGCCTTTGTCTCGGCCGCAGCGTCGCGGCGCCAGCGACCAGGTCCGTCGCGAAACTCGATGGCGCCTGGAAGCCGTTCGCCGAAAACAATCTGCTGCCGGACCCCTCCGGCCTGTTCCTGATCGCCCGGGCGATCACGCCGCCGGGACGGGTGCGGCGTTTCGATACGCGCTTCTTCTCGGCGGACGCCGCGGCCATTGCCCACCACGTGCCCGGGGTCGTTCATGCGGATGCCGAACTCGTCGAACTCGTCTGGGTCGAGATCGGCTCGGAGCCGCTCAAGGACGCGCACAACATGACCAAGGCGGTGCTGCGTCAACTCGACGAGCGCCTCGCCGGCGGTCCGCTGCGCCACGACGCGCCGATCCCGTTCTTCCACTGGTATGGCGGCGCCATGCAACGGGACACGCTTGCGCCAGCAGGCTGA
- a CDS encoding DUF983 domain-containing protein, whose protein sequence is MPPAQTSWISGAEELPRRNVWRAIARGLRGRCPHCGKGKLFSGFLKVAANCSACGEDLSHHRADDLPAYLVIVVVGHIMVPLVLWIETDYAPPVPVQLAVYLPLTLAFALVLLQPVKGAVVGLQWAFRMHGFGVAHDDPA, encoded by the coding sequence ATGCCGCCGGCTCAGACCAGCTGGATTTCCGGCGCTGAAGAATTGCCGCGCCGCAACGTCTGGCGGGCGATCGCCCGCGGCCTGCGCGGCCGCTGCCCCCATTGCGGCAAGGGCAAGCTGTTCAGCGGCTTCCTCAAGGTCGCGGCGAATTGCTCGGCGTGCGGCGAAGATCTGTCCCATCATCGCGCCGACGACCTCCCCGCCTATCTCGTCATCGTCGTGGTCGGCCACATCATGGTGCCGCTGGTGCTGTGGATCGAGACCGATTACGCGCCGCCGGTGCCGGTGCAGCTCGCCGTCTATCTGCCCCTGACCCTGGCCTTCGCGCTGGTCCTGCTGCAGCCGGTCAAGGGCGCCGTGGTCGGATTGCAGTGGGCCTTCCGGATGCACGGCTTCGGCGTCGCCCACGACGATCCCGCGTAA
- the rnr gene encoding ribonuclease R: protein MTKPGKAVPQLPSRDDILAFIRSQATEVGTREIARAFGLKNADRAELKRMLRDLNDQGVVAKKGRSLRERAVLPPTLVADVTIRDQDGDLLAVPAEWDEEDGEAPKIRIYLPRRPPPGTAAGIGDRALLRVERSRDDAVAPYRGRVIKILDQARARVLGIYRALPQGGGRLVPVDRKQAGRELSIADADRGGAEDGDLVAVDLLRGRGFGLPAGRVKERLGSLKSEKAVSLIAIHSHRIPSDFPADVLGDADAAMPATLEGREDWRHIALVTIDPPDAKDHDDAVHAAPDEDPNNHGGFILHVAIADVAFYVRPGSALDREALRRGNSVYFPDRVVPMLPERISNDLCSLRPGEPRGALAVRMVIGPDGRKRSHSFHRILMRSAAKLSYAQAQAAIDGRPDDTTGPLMETVLEPLYAAHACIKRARAERDPLDLDLPERKILLKSDGTVDRVVTPERLEAHKLIEEFMILANVAAAETLEKRSQPLIYRVHDEPSLEKVHNLREFLKTLDMNFAKAGALRPAIFNRVLAEVKGHDAEVLVNEVVLRSQSQAEYAAENYGHFGLNLRRYAHFTSPIRRYADLVVHRGLIRALGFGAGALPDSETVETLGEVAAAISLTERRAMKAERETADRLIAHFLADRIGATFEGRISGVTRAGLFVKLTDTGADGLVPIRSLGGEFFTYDETRHALIGSRSRTMYRLGDTVEVRLVEAAPVAGALRFELLSGADLSESKPGKGRHAIREGGQGKRKRGNSETNFAPRGKPKRKAKPAAPGKTRAGRQKGRKGR from the coding sequence GTGACGAAACCCGGCAAAGCGGTACCCCAGCTCCCGAGCCGAGACGACATCCTCGCGTTCATTCGCAGCCAGGCGACCGAGGTCGGCACCCGCGAGATCGCCCGCGCCTTCGGCCTGAAGAATGCCGATCGCGCCGAACTCAAGCGCATGCTCCGCGACCTCAACGACCAAGGCGTGGTCGCCAAGAAGGGGCGCAGCCTGCGCGAACGCGCCGTGCTGCCACCCACCCTCGTCGCCGACGTGACGATCCGCGACCAGGACGGCGATCTCCTCGCGGTGCCTGCCGAATGGGACGAGGAGGACGGCGAGGCGCCGAAAATCCGCATCTATCTGCCGCGCCGGCCGCCGCCGGGCACCGCCGCAGGAATCGGCGACCGCGCCCTGCTCCGCGTCGAACGCAGCCGCGACGACGCCGTCGCGCCCTACCGCGGACGGGTGATCAAGATCCTCGACCAGGCCCGCGCCCGCGTCCTCGGCATCTATCGCGCCCTGCCCCAGGGCGGCGGCCGGCTGGTGCCCGTGGACCGCAAACAGGCCGGACGTGAATTGTCCATCGCCGACGCCGACCGCGGCGGCGCCGAGGATGGCGATCTCGTTGCTGTCGACCTGCTCCGCGGCCGCGGCTTCGGCCTGCCGGCGGGGCGGGTGAAGGAACGTCTCGGCTCGCTCAAGAGCGAGAAGGCGGTGAGCCTGATCGCCATTCACAGCCACCGCATTCCGTCCGATTTTCCCGCCGACGTGCTGGGTGACGCAGATGCGGCCATGCCGGCGACATTGGAGGGCCGCGAGGACTGGCGTCACATCGCCCTCGTCACCATCGATCCACCCGACGCCAAGGACCACGACGACGCGGTCCATGCCGCGCCGGACGAGGATCCCAACAATCACGGCGGCTTCATCCTGCATGTGGCGATCGCCGACGTCGCCTTCTATGTGCGGCCGGGATCAGCGCTCGATCGCGAGGCTTTGCGCCGCGGCAATTCGGTCTATTTCCCCGATCGCGTCGTGCCGATGCTGCCCGAGCGCATTTCCAACGACCTGTGCTCGCTGCGGCCCGGCGAGCCGCGCGGCGCGCTCGCCGTCCGGATGGTGATCGGTCCCGACGGTCGCAAGCGCTCCCACAGCTTCCACCGCATCTTGATGCGCTCGGCCGCCAAGCTCAGCTACGCCCAGGCCCAGGCCGCGATCGACGGCCGCCCCGACGACACGACAGGGCCGTTGATGGAGACTGTTCTCGAACCGCTCTACGCCGCCCACGCCTGCATCAAGCGGGCCCGCGCCGAGCGCGATCCCCTCGACCTCGACCTGCCCGAGCGCAAGATCCTGCTCAAGAGCGACGGCACCGTCGACCGCGTCGTCACCCCCGAGCGGCTGGAAGCGCACAAGCTGATCGAGGAATTCATGATCCTCGCCAACGTCGCTGCCGCCGAAACGCTCGAGAAGCGCTCGCAGCCCTTGATCTATCGCGTCCACGACGAGCCGAGCCTGGAGAAGGTTCACAATCTGCGCGAATTCCTCAAGACGCTGGACATGAATTTCGCCAAGGCCGGAGCATTGCGGCCGGCGATTTTCAACCGCGTCCTCGCCGAGGTGAAGGGCCACGACGCCGAGGTGCTGGTCAACGAGGTGGTGCTGCGGTCACAATCGCAGGCTGAATATGCCGCGGAGAACTACGGCCATTTCGGCCTCAACCTGCGGCGCTATGCCCATTTCACCTCGCCGATCCGCCGCTATGCGGATCTTGTGGTCCATCGCGGGCTGATCCGGGCGCTCGGCTTCGGCGCCGGCGCCCTGCCCGACAGCGAAACGGTCGAGACCCTGGGCGAAGTCGCCGCCGCGATCTCGCTCACCGAGCGCCGCGCCATGAAAGCGGAGCGCGAGACCGCCGATCGCCTGATTGCGCATTTCCTGGCCGACCGCATCGGCGCGACATTCGAAGGGCGGATATCCGGCGTCACCCGCGCCGGCCTGTTCGTCAAGCTGACCGATACCGGCGCGGACGGCCTGGTTCCGATCCGCTCGCTGGGCGGCGAATTCTTCACCTACGACGAGACCCGCCACGCCCTGATCGGCAGCCGCAGCCGGACGATGTATCGGCTCGGCGATACGGTCGAGGTTCGGCTGGTGGAAGCCGCTCCGGTTGCAGGCGCCCTGCGTTTCGAACTGTTGTCGGGGGCGGATTTATCTGAAAGTAAGCCGGGGAAAGGCCGCCATGCCATCCGCGAGGGTGGACAGGGCAAGCGCAAGCGCGGGAACAGCGAAACGAATTTTGCCCCACGGGGCAAGCCGAAGCGAAAGGCCAAGCCGGCAGCGCCCGGCAAGACCAGAGCCGGTCGCCAGAAGGGCAGAAAGGGACGATGA
- the topA gene encoding type I DNA topoisomerase, with translation MNIVIVESPAKAKTINKYLGSSYEVLASFGHVRDLPAKNGSVDPDANFKMIWEIDPKAAGRLNDIAKAVKGADKLILATDPDREGEAISWHVLQVLKEKRALKDQHVERVVFNAITKQAVTDAMKHPRQIDGALVDAYMARRALDYLVGFTLSPVLWRKLPGARSAGRVQSVALRLVCDRELEIEKFVPREYWSLVATLATPRGESFEARLVGADGRKIQRLDVGSGAEAEDFKKALEAAAFTVSTVEARPARRNPYAPFTTSTLQQEASRKHGFAPATTMRIAQRLYEGVNIGGETTGLITYMRTDGVQIANEAIVQARQVIAQDYGKNYVPDAPRQYQTKAKNAQEAHEAIRPTDLTRRPRDLAHKLDPDQAKLYELIWLRTIASQMESAELERTTVDIAAKAGGRTLELRATGQVVKFDGFLALYQEGTDDASDDDDSRRLPAMSENEALKRERLAVSQHFTEPPPRFSEASLVKRMEELGIGRPSTYASILQVLKDRGYVRLDKKRLYGEDKGRVVIAFLENFFARYVEFDFTANLEEQLDRISNNEISWQQVLKDFWRDFIGAVDEIKDVRVSQVLDVLDEMLGPHIYQPREDGGDPRQCPSCGAGRLNLKAGKFGAFVGCSNYPECRYTRPLATGAEAAADRVLGQDPATGFDVAVKSGRFGPYIQLGEPTNYAEGEKPRRAGIPKGKSPGDVDLELALKLLSLPREVGRHPEDGEPIMAGIGRFGPYVQHGKTYASLEAGDEVYTVGLNRAVTLIAEKIAKGPSKRRFGADPGKPLGEHPTHGAVAVKSGRYGAYVTANGINATIPSDKTPDTITLAEAIALIDERAAKSGKGGAKAKSGAKKAGARKAAAKKPAEAADAGADAPTKPKKAAAKPKAATTAKPAKPAATKARGGTAAKSTTKAAAVSKPAAVKKAAGKTRG, from the coding sequence ATGAATATCGTCATCGTGGAGTCGCCGGCCAAGGCCAAGACCATCAACAAATATCTGGGATCCTCCTACGAGGTCCTGGCCTCCTTCGGCCATGTCCGCGACCTTCCGGCGAAGAATGGATCGGTCGATCCGGACGCCAATTTCAAGATGATCTGGGAGATCGATCCCAAGGCCGCGGGCCGGCTCAACGACATCGCCAAGGCGGTCAAGGGCGCCGACAAACTGATCCTCGCCACCGACCCTGATCGCGAGGGCGAGGCGATCTCCTGGCATGTTCTCCAGGTGCTCAAGGAAAAGCGCGCGCTCAAGGACCAGCATGTCGAGCGCGTCGTGTTCAACGCCATCACCAAGCAGGCGGTCACCGACGCCATGAAGCATCCGCGCCAGATCGACGGCGCGCTGGTCGACGCCTATATGGCGCGCCGCGCTCTCGATTATCTGGTCGGCTTCACCCTTTCGCCGGTGCTGTGGCGCAAGCTGCCGGGCGCCCGTTCCGCCGGCCGCGTCCAGTCGGTGGCGCTGCGCCTCGTCTGTGACCGCGAACTCGAGATCGAGAAGTTCGTGCCGCGTGAATACTGGTCGCTGGTGGCAACGCTCGCGACGCCGCGCGGCGAAAGTTTCGAGGCCCGCCTCGTCGGCGCCGACGGCCGCAAGATCCAGCGCCTCGACGTCGGCAGCGGTGCCGAGGCCGAGGACTTCAAAAAGGCGCTCGAGGCCGCCGCCTTCACGGTCTCCACCGTCGAGGCCAGGCCGGCGCGCCGCAATCCCTACGCGCCTTTCACCACCTCGACCCTGCAGCAGGAGGCGAGCCGCAAGCACGGCTTCGCCCCGGCCACCACCATGCGGATCGCGCAGCGCCTCTATGAGGGCGTCAATATCGGCGGCGAGACCACCGGTCTCATCACCTATATGCGAACCGACGGCGTTCAGATCGCCAACGAGGCCATCGTCCAGGCGCGTCAGGTGATCGCCCAGGACTATGGCAAGAACTACGTGCCGGACGCCCCGCGCCAGTACCAGACCAAAGCCAAGAATGCGCAGGAGGCCCACGAAGCCATCCGCCCGACCGACCTGACGCGGCGGCCGCGCGACCTCGCGCACAAGCTCGATCCCGATCAGGCCAAGCTCTACGAACTGATCTGGCTGCGCACCATCGCCAGCCAGATGGAATCCGCCGAGCTCGAACGCACCACCGTCGACATCGCGGCGAAAGCCGGCGGTCGCACGCTGGAGCTGCGCGCCACCGGTCAGGTGGTCAAGTTCGACGGCTTCCTCGCGCTCTATCAGGAAGGCACCGACGACGCGAGCGACGACGACGACAGCCGTCGCCTGCCCGCCATGAGCGAAAACGAAGCGCTCAAGCGCGAGAGGCTGGCGGTCAGCCAGCATTTTACCGAGCCGCCGCCCCGCTTTTCCGAGGCGTCGCTGGTCAAGCGCATGGAGGAGCTCGGCATCGGCCGGCCTTCGACCTATGCCTCGATCCTGCAGGTGCTCAAGGATCGCGGCTATGTCCGGCTCGACAAGAAGCGCCTCTACGGCGAGGACAAGGGCCGCGTCGTCATCGCGTTTCTCGAGAACTTCTTCGCGCGCTACGTCGAGTTCGACTTCACCGCCAATCTCGAGGAGCAGCTCGACCGCATCTCGAACAACGAGATCTCCTGGCAGCAGGTGCTCAAGGACTTCTGGCGCGACTTCATCGGTGCCGTCGACGAGATCAAGGATGTCCGCGTCTCGCAGGTGCTCGATGTGCTCGACGAGATGCTCGGGCCGCACATCTACCAGCCGCGCGAGGACGGCGGCGACCCGCGCCAGTGCCCGAGCTGCGGCGCCGGCCGTCTCAACCTCAAGGCCGGCAAGTTCGGCGCCTTCGTCGGCTGCAGCAACTATCCGGAATGCCGCTATACCCGCCCGCTCGCGACCGGCGCGGAGGCCGCCGCCGACCGCGTGCTCGGCCAGGACCCGGCGACCGGCTTCGACGTCGCGGTGAAATCCGGCCGCTTCGGACCCTATATCCAGCTCGGCGAGCCGACCAATTACGCCGAGGGCGAGAAGCCGAGGCGCGCGGGCATTCCCAAGGGCAAGTCGCCGGGCGACGTCGACCTGGAGCTGGCACTCAAGCTGCTGTCGCTGCCGCGTGAAGTCGGCAGGCATCCCGAGGACGGCGAGCCGATCATGGCCGGCATCGGCCGCTTCGGGCCGTACGTCCAGCATGGCAAGACTTATGCGAGCCTCGAAGCCGGCGATGAAGTCTATACGGTCGGGCTCAACCGTGCCGTGACGCTGATCGCCGAGAAGATCGCCAAGGGTCCGAGCAAACGCCGGTTCGGCGCCGATCCCGGCAAACCGCTGGGCGAACATCCGACGCACGGCGCCGTCGCTGTCAAGAGCGGCCGCTACGGCGCCTATGTCACGGCCAACGGCATCAATGCCACGATTCCTTCTGACAAGACGCCGGACACGATCACCCTCGCCGAGGCCATCGCCCTGATCGACGAACGCGCGGCGAAGTCTGGCAAAGGCGGCGCAAAAGCCAAGTCAGGCGCCAAAAAGGCCGGCGCCAGGAAGGCCGCCGCCAAAAAGCCCGCCGAGGCCGCCGATGCCGGGGCCGACGCCCCGACCAAGCCGAAGAAGGCCGCCGCCAAGCCCAAGGCCGCGACCACCGCCAAACCGGCAAAGCCCGCCGCCACCAAAGCCCGCGGCGGCACAGCCGCCAAGTCCACGACGAAGGCCGCCGCCGTCAGCAAGCCGGCGGCAGTGAAGAAAGCCGCGGGCAAAACCCGTGGCTGA
- the dprA gene encoding DNA-processing protein DprA, translated as MDSKTAGPAKLNDAERRDRLRLIRSEHVGPRTFRMLLRRFGRAAAALDALPDLARRGGANAPGRICSVAEAERELEACARRGITLLAPEETGYPPHLAQIDDPPPLLAVLGSADVLARPVVAVVGSRNASGAGLKFSAALARELGEAGFVVASGLARGIDQAAHRASLGAGTVAVVAGGLDRIYPPEHEDLFAEIVARAGAVISEMPLGHTPRAHDFPRRNRLISGLAFGVVVVEAARRSGSLITARFANEQGREVFAVPGSPLDPRCAGTNDLLRQGATLVTSAADVVETLAPMLGYRGGFLAAEPDDGPAPSGEPSPSDRDNILGLLGPTPIGLDELVRLSGATPALVRTVLLELELAGRLERRSGLIALL; from the coding sequence GTGGACAGCAAAACGGCCGGACCAGCAAAGCTCAACGATGCCGAACGGCGCGACCGGCTGCGGCTGATCCGCAGCGAGCATGTCGGGCCGCGCACATTTCGCATGCTGCTGCGCCGCTTCGGCCGCGCTGCCGCCGCGCTCGACGCGTTGCCCGATCTGGCCCGCCGGGGCGGCGCCAACGCGCCGGGACGGATCTGCAGCGTCGCCGAGGCCGAGCGCGAACTCGAGGCCTGCGCACGGCGCGGCATCACCCTGCTGGCACCGGAGGAGACCGGCTATCCGCCGCACCTCGCCCAGATCGACGATCCGCCGCCGTTGCTCGCCGTGCTCGGCAGCGCTGACGTGCTGGCGCGGCCGGTCGTGGCGGTGGTCGGCTCGCGCAATGCCTCGGGCGCGGGCCTGAAATTCTCCGCCGCCCTGGCGCGCGAGCTCGGCGAGGCCGGCTTCGTCGTGGCGTCGGGCCTCGCGCGCGGCATCGACCAGGCCGCCCACCGCGCCAGCCTCGGGGCCGGCACCGTCGCCGTCGTCGCCGGCGGCCTCGATCGAATCTATCCGCCGGAGCATGAAGATCTGTTCGCAGAGATCGTCGCCCGCGCGGGCGCGGTGATCTCGGAAATGCCGCTCGGCCACACACCACGCGCCCACGACTTCCCGCGCCGCAACCGCCTGATCTCCGGCCTCGCTTTCGGTGTGGTCGTGGTGGAGGCGGCGCGGCGTTCCGGATCGCTGATCACGGCGCGCTTCGCCAACGAACAGGGCCGCGAAGTGTTCGCCGTGCCGGGCTCGCCATTGGACCCGCGCTGCGCCGGCACCAATGACCTGCTCCGCCAGGGCGCGACCCTGGTGACTTCGGCAGCCGATGTCGTCGAGACGCTCGCCCCGATGCTGGGGTATCGGGGCGGCTTTCTTGCCGCCGAACCTGATGACGGCCCGGCACCGTCAGGGGAGCCGTCGCCCTCCGACCGCGACAATATCCTCGGCCTGCTCGGCCCCACCCCGATCGGCCTCGACGAGTTGGTCCGACTCTCGGGAGCCACGCCGGCGCTGGTGAGAACGGTGCTTCTCGAGCTGGAACTGGCTGGGCGGCTGGAGCGGCGCAGCGGCCTGATCGCCCTGCTGTAA
- the plsY gene encoding glycerol-3-phosphate 1-O-acyltransferase PlsY, producing the protein MSHELILLAALAVGYLCGSIPFGLLITRIAGTGDIRNIGSGNIGATNVLRTGRKGLAAATLAGDMLKGTIAVLIAGLWAGPQAAMAAALGAFLGHLFPVWLGFKGGKGVATYIGVLLALFWPGAVMFCVLWLATAVTTRYSSLSALVASAVTPLTLYWFGHAPLAVLFLVLTALLWFMHRANIRRLMDGTEGRIGAKG; encoded by the coding sequence ATGTCCCATGAATTGATCCTGCTGGCGGCCCTCGCCGTCGGCTATCTGTGCGGCTCGATCCCCTTCGGCCTCCTGATCACGAGGATCGCCGGCACCGGCGACATCCGCAACATCGGCTCCGGCAATATCGGCGCGACCAATGTGCTGCGCACCGGCCGCAAGGGCCTCGCCGCCGCCACCCTCGCCGGCGACATGCTCAAGGGCACCATTGCCGTTTTGATCGCCGGGCTGTGGGCCGGGCCGCAGGCCGCCATGGCGGCAGCGCTCGGCGCCTTTCTCGGCCACCTGTTTCCGGTCTGGCTCGGCTTCAAGGGCGGCAAGGGCGTTGCCACCTATATCGGCGTGCTGCTGGCGCTGTTCTGGCCGGGCGCCGTGATGTTCTGCGTGCTCTGGCTCGCCACCGCCGTCACCACCCGCTACTCCTCGCTCTCGGCCCTGGTGGCAAGCGCGGTCACCCCGCTCACCCTCTATTGGTTCGGCCACGCGCCGCTCGCCGTGCTGTTCCTGGTCCTCACGGCGCTGTTGTGGTTCATGCACCGGGCCAATATCCGCCGCCTGATGGACGGCACCGAGGGGCGGATCGGCGCCAAGGGCTGA
- a CDS encoding dihydroorotase — protein MLTGRLPLLLANAHVIDPSRGLDGPGDILIADGIIKDARRGIGAAGIPEGTDVVNCAGKIVAPGLVDMRAFVGEPGANHRETFASASQAAAAGGITTIICQPDTSPVIDNSATVDFVMRRARDTAIVNIHPMAALTKGLRGEEMTEIGLLRAAGAVAFTDGTHSVMNAQVMRRALTYARDFDALIVHHTEDPDLVGDGVMNEGEFASRLGLLGIPTAAEAVVLERDVRLTALCGGRYHAASITCRDSIEVLRRAREAGINVSASVSINHLTLNENDIGPYRTFLKLSPPLRTEEDRLALVAAVGSGLIDVVMSDHNPQDVETKRLPFAEAAPGAIGLETMLPAALRLVHNGELQLIDLIRAMSTRPAQLLGLPGGSLRPGAPADVIVIDPEVPWVVDPADLKSQCKNTPFDEARFTGRVVRTIVGGRTVYEHV, from the coding sequence ATGCTGACCGGACGCCTCCCCCTCCTGCTCGCCAACGCCCACGTCATCGATCCCTCGCGCGGTCTCGATGGTCCCGGCGACATCCTGATCGCCGATGGCATCATCAAGGACGCGCGCCGCGGCATCGGCGCCGCCGGCATTCCCGAAGGCACCGACGTCGTCAACTGCGCCGGCAAGATCGTCGCACCGGGGCTCGTCGACATGCGCGCCTTTGTCGGCGAACCCGGCGCCAACCACCGCGAAACCTTCGCCTCCGCAAGCCAGGCCGCCGCCGCCGGCGGCATTACCACCATCATCTGCCAGCCCGACACCTCGCCGGTGATCGACAACTCGGCAACGGTGGATTTCGTGATGCGGCGCGCCCGCGACACCGCCATCGTCAACATCCATCCGATGGCGGCCCTCACCAAGGGCCTGCGCGGCGAGGAGATGACCGAGATCGGGCTGTTGCGCGCAGCCGGCGCCGTCGCTTTCACCGACGGCACCCACAGCGTGATGAACGCCCAGGTGATGCGCCGGGCGCTGACCTATGCCCGCGACTTCGATGCCCTGATCGTCCATCACACCGAGGACCCCGACCTCGTCGGCGACGGCGTGATGAACGAGGGCGAGTTCGCCTCGCGGCTCGGCCTGCTCGGCATTCCCACCGCTGCCGAGGCGGTGGTGCTGGAGCGCGACGTGCGCCTCACCGCGCTGTGCGGCGGCCGCTATCATGCCGCCTCGATCACCTGCCGGGATTCGATCGAGGTGCTGCGACGGGCGCGCGAGGCCGGCATCAATGTCAGCGCCTCGGTCTCGATCAACCATCTCACCCTCAACGAGAACGATATCGGCCCCTATCGGACCTTCCTCAAGCTGTCGCCGCCGCTGCGCACCGAGGAGGACCGGCTGGCGCTGGTCGCAGCCGTCGGCTCGGGTCTGATCGACGTGGTGATGTCGGACCACAACCCGCAGGACGTCGAGACCAAGCGGCTGCCTTTCGCCGAGGCGGCGCCGGGCGCCATCGGCCTCGAGACCATGCTGCCGGCGGCGCTGCGCCTCGTGCACAATGGCGAATTGCAGCTCATCGACCTGATCCGCGCGATGTCGACGCGGCCGGCCCAGCTGCTCGGGCTGCCCGGTGGATCGCTGCGGCCCGGCGCCCCGGCCGACGTCATCGTGATCGACCCCGAGGTGCCCTGGGTGGTCGATCCCGCGGATCTCAAGTCGCAGTGCAAGAACACGCCGTTCGACGAGGCGCGCTTCACCGGCCGCGTGGTCCGCACCATCGTCGGCGGCCGCACGGTCTATGAGCATGTCTAG
- a CDS encoding aspartate carbamoyltransferase catalytic subunit, which translates to MTRAPKSTFVFAHRHLLGIEGLSRHDIVGLLDLAEEYVELNRQVDKKRSDLRGRTQVNLFFEASTRTQSSFEIAGKRLGADVMNMSVSSSSMRKGETLMDTAVTLNAMHPDILVMRHHASGAVELLARKVDGSVINAGDGAHEHPTQALLDALTIRRNKGRLEGLLVAICGDVMHSRVARSNIILLNTMGARVRVVAPSTLLPPGIERMGVEVARDMREGLEGADIVMMLRLQRERMSGSLIPSSGEYFQYFGLDQKKLAYAKPDALVMHPGPMNRGVEIDSAVADGAQSLIREQVEMGVAVRMAVLEALARNLPNA; encoded by the coding sequence ATGACCAGAGCACCGAAATCGACCTTCGTCTTCGCCCATCGTCATTTGCTGGGCATCGAAGGGCTTTCCCGGCACGATATTGTCGGCCTTCTCGATCTCGCCGAGGAATATGTCGAGCTCAACCGGCAGGTCGACAAGAAGCGCTCGGATCTGCGCGGACGCACCCAGGTCAACCTGTTCTTCGAAGCCTCGACCCGGACCCAGTCCTCGTTCGAAATCGCCGGCAAGCGGCTCGGCGCCGACGTCATGAACATGTCCGTCTCCTCGTCCTCCATGCGCAAGGGCGAGACGCTGATGGACACCGCGGTGACGCTGAACGCCATGCACCCGGACATCCTGGTGATGCGCCACCACGCCTCCGGCGCGGTCGAACTCCTCGCCCGCAAGGTCGACGGCTCGGTCATCAATGCCGGCGACGGCGCCCACGAACATCCCACCCAGGCCCTGCTCGATGCCCTGACCATCCGCCGCAACAAGGGGCGGCTGGAAGGATTGCTGGTGGCGATCTGCGGTGACGTGATGCACTCGCGCGTCGCCCGCTCCAACATCATCCTCCTCAACACCATGGGCGCACGGGTACGCGTCGTGGCGCCGTCGACACTGCTGCCGCCGGGCATCGAGCGGATGGGCGTCGAGGTGGCGCGCGACATGCGCGAAGGTCTCGAAGGCGCGGACATCGTCATGATGCTGCGGCTGCAGCGCGAGCGCATGAGCGGCTCGCTGATCCCCTCCAGCGGCGAATATTTCCAGTATTTCGGCCTCGACCAGAAGAAGCTCGCCTATGCCAAGCCGGACGCGCTGGTGATGCATCCCGGGCCCATGAACCGGGGTGTCGAGATCGACTCCGCCGTCGCCGACGGAGCCCAGTCGCTGATCCGCGAACAGGTCGAAATGGGCGTCGCGGTGCGGATGGCGGTGCTGGAAGCGCTGGCCCGCAACCTGCCGAATGCGTGA